In a genomic window of Spodoptera frugiperda isolate SF20-4 chromosome 18, AGI-APGP_CSIRO_Sfru_2.0, whole genome shotgun sequence:
- the LOC126911670 gene encoding uncharacterized protein K02A2.6-like: MSIGKLSEFDVETGHWSSYVDRLEMYFVVNKVAEELKLPTLISIIGDEAYELLVNLSSPKKPSELKYGEAVGIMRQHLQPTPSSLAERYRFRQKRQGGDENVATYVTELKRLARNCKFSEYLSESLRDQFICGLKSDVIRQRLFAEDDSITFSQAVKIANAMEAAERDAAVVDGASTCSSKAEAVHLVASTTGDSCGASHSKSESSMRPHSRRVPGDTAGGGGGGGGRRAASRVARPSTTSFASGRSNNCIACGATNHSVAGCRYREFVCSKCQRTGHLRRVCPENDGQSSRGTTYRRGRRSGNMYSAEVVSESDVEDSEESLNLIGLNNYKPVSLPIFIDDIVLKMEADTGTAISCINNCTYERYFSHHILMNDDTILKFYDGTKIKPLGIIRPRVRFQGQEKNLELFVIKNGTTSLIGRQWLADLQIKIPVLTCTRKGINSMNFVQINEGIKNILDRYKELFSGGLGRYRGGKATLRVRPGATPVFQRARPVPYALRERIDAELDGMLRDGVIEPVDCSDWASPLVPVTKADGTLRICADYKATLNPALLIDRYPLPKIEDVLVGLNGAQYFSKIDLSRAYNQVELDDSKKYTVINTHRGLFQYNRLVYGLSSSVGIFQRIMTNLLGNLPNVQVFLDDVIISGKNKSEHLHALEQVLQRLSESGLKLKQEKCVFLVDEVTYLGYVVSKEGVKADKSKIKAISKLEAPNNISELRSFIGMVNFFSKFIKNFSSMLVPLHRLLRKGVDWNWDEQCERAFTQIKQALMSTEVLAHYDPNKPLIVTCDASARGVGGVLAQPGAQGERPIAYASRTLTIAEKNYSQIHREALAIIFSVRKFHQYIYGRKFILRTDHKPLVSMLGPQTGIPTMTASRMQRWAVILSAYNYDIEYIRTNENCADGLSRLPETNSVKNVKEESIPEQTYLHFAQDGLLLDYSQIKKQTERDPLLSRILNYLRDGWSDRCEIVNLQPYFNRKAELYEELGCVMWGHRVVIPERCRNKVLTIIHEPHMGIVKSKALARSYVWWPGIDEAVERECRACTVCAAYADDPPRASPRPWPWPAKPWSRLHLDFMGPIGGKTYLVIVDSTSKWLEVFQVPSTAASHTMMRLRELWSRWGIPRQIVTDNGPPFTSGEFAQFIQSDGIQHIFTAPYHPSSNGAAENAVKTLKRVVKKANLDNKSVEQALNTFLLYYRNTEHCTTGISPSVALIGRRLRTKLDVLKPDVGVRIQKVQQGQVDCAGGTERRVEVGDDIWYRQYLKGEKWQPGTIVNSTGPSNYKVLDSNGKPVHRHIDQLRRRTRSSLVVPTDWSRSPEASAPTSPLEGRSERPEVSVASSPPQTNDQTDQDTVAEEFSSPPSIPVPPQSRPIRKCRFNKDVNYKI; encoded by the coding sequence ATGTCGATTGGAAAGTTGAGCGAATTTGACGTGGAAACGGGACACTGGTCATCCTACGTGGATAGGTTGGAAATGTACTTTGTAGTGAATAAAGTGGCGGAGGAGTTGAAGTTACCTACCTTAATTTCTATTATCGGTGATGAAGCGTATGAGTTACTCGTCAACCTATCGAGCCCAAAGAAACCGTCGGAGTTAAAGTACGGTGAAGCCGTTGGTATAATGCGTCAGCACCTTCAGCCGACGCCATCTTCATTAGCGGAAAGGTACCGTTTTCGGCAGAAAAGACAGGGAGGGGACGAGAACGTGGCAACCTATGTCACGGAGTTAAAAAGATTAGCTCGAAACTGTAAGTTTTCAGAATATTTAAGTGAGAGCTTGCGGGACCAGTTCATATGCGGACTCAAGAGTGACGTTATCAGGCAACGACTGTTTGCGGAGGATGACTCAATAACATTTTCACAAGCCGTGAAGATAGCGAACGCAATGGAAGCGGCGGAAAGAGACGCAGCAGTAGTGGATGGAGCGTCCACATGCAGTTCAAAGGCGGAAGCGGTACATTTGGTCGCATCAACCACTGGGGATAGCTGCGGAGCGAGTCACAGCAAGAGTGAGAGCAGCATGCGGCCACACAGCCGCCGCGTACCGGGCGACACGGctggtggcggcggcggcggcggcggtagGCGAGCCGCAAGCCGTGTGGCGCGCCCGTCTACCACGAGTTTCGCATCGGGACGAAGCAATAACTGCATAGCTTGCGGAGCCACTAACCACAGTGTGGCAGGCTGTCGCTATAGGGAGTTCGTGTGCAGCAAATGCCAGCGGACGGGGCATTTACGTCGGGTCTGTCCGGAGAACGACGGACAATCGTCGCGCGGAACTACATATCGTCGCGGCCGACGGAGTGGTAATATGTATTCCGCGGAGGTCGTCAGTGAGTCCGACGTGGAGGACAGCGAAGAGAGTTTAAACCTGATTGGACTCAATAATTATAAGCCTGTAagtttacctatttttatagaTGATATAGTGTTAAAAATGGAGGCAGACACTGGAACGGCGATTTcatgtataaataattgtacctacGAACGTTATTTCTCACATCATATTCTTATGAACGatgatacaattttaaaattttatgatggtactaaaataaaacctttaggAATAATCCGCCCACGAGTTCGATTCCAAGGGCAGGAAAAAAATCTAgaattgtttgtaataaaaaacggTACTACATCTTTAATAGGTAGGCAATGGTTAGCAgacctacaaataaaaatacctgtGCTTACATGTACCCGCAAAGGTATAAATAGCATGAATTTTGTGCAAATTAATGaaggaattaaaaatattctcgaCAGATATAAGGAGTTATTCAGCGGCGGACTGGGTCGGTACAGGGGCGGCAAGGCGACGCTGCGAGTGCGCCCGGGGGCGACGCCGGTGTTCCAGCGCGCGCGGCCCGTACCATACGCGCTGCGCGAGCGCATCGACGCGGAGCTTGATGGCATGCTGCGCGACGGCGTCATCGAGCCCGTCGACTGCTCCGACTGGGCCTCACCTTTGGTACCGGTGACTAAGGCAGACGGTACGTTGCGGATTTGTGCGGACTATAAGGCGACTCTGAATCCTGCCTTGCTGATCGATCGATACCCACTTCCTAAGATTGAAGATGTACTTGTAGGCCTCAACGGGGCAcagtattttagtaaaattgacCTTTCACGTGCGTACAACCAGGTAGAACTAGatgattcaaaaaaatataccgTTATCAATACACATCGGGGTCTATTTCAGTATAATAGGTTAGTTTACGGTTTGTCGTCAAGTGTAGGTATTTTCCAACGTATAATGACAAATTTATTGGGCAATTTACCGAATGTGCAAGTGTTTCTCGATGACGTTATAATTAGCGGGAAAAATAAAAGCGAGCATTTACACGCGCTCGAACAAGTCTTACAGCGGCTATCTGAGAGTGGGCTAAAGCTAAAGCAAGAAAAATGTGTTTTCTTGGTTGATGAAGTGACTTATTTAGGCTATGTTGTTTCTAAAGAAGGGGTCAAAGCAgacaaatcaaaaataaaagcaataagtAAACTAGAAGCTCCCAATAATATTAGCGAGTTACGTTCCTTTATAGGTATGGTGAAtttcttttcaaaatttattaaaaatttcagTTCTATGTTAGTACCCTTACACAGACTATTACGAAAAGGTGTAGACTGGAACTGGGATGAACAGTGTGAGCGTGCATTTACACAAATAAAGCAAGCATTAATGAGTACCGAAGTATTAGCACACTACGATCCCAACAAACCTTTGATCGTGACGTGTGACGCGAGCGCGCGCGGCGTGGGGGGCGTGCTGGCGCAGCCCGGGGCGCAGGGCGAGCGCCCGATAGCATATGCGTCACGTACGCTTACCATCGCGGAGAAAAACTACTCGCAAATACACCGCGAAGCACTAGCAATTATATTCAGTGTACGTAAATTCCATCAATATATTTACGGAAGGAAGTTTATTTTACGCACTGACCACAAACCCCTAGTATCTATGTTAGGCCCGCAAACGGGGATACCTACTATGACGGCGAGTAGGATGCAGCGATGGGCAGTGATATTATCTGCCTACAATTACGACATTGAATATATTCGGACGAATGAAAATTGTGCTGACGGCTTATCACGTCTGCCAGAAACCAATAGCGTTAAAAACGTGAAGGAGGAGTCAATTCCtgaacaaacatacctacattttgCACAAGACGGGTTGTTGCTTGATTATAgccaaattaaaaaacaaacggaGAGGGATCCGCTTTTAAGTAGAATTTTAAACTACCTACGAGACGGATGGTCAGATAGGTGTGAAATCGTAAACTTACAACCGTACTTCAATAGGAAAGCGGAACTGTACGAGGAGTTAGGTTGTGTTATGTGGGGTCACCGTGTGGTGATACCGGAAAGATGTAGGAATAAGGTTTTAACAATCATCCATGAGCCACATATGGGCATCGTAAAGTCGAAGGCGTTGGCACGCAGTTACGTATGGTGGCCGGGCATCGACGAGGCGGTGGAGCGCGAGTGTCGCGCGTGCACCGTGTGCGCCGCGTACGCGGACGACCCGCCGCGCGCCTCCCCTCGCCCTTGGCCCTGGCCCGCCAAGCCGTGGTCTCGGCTGCATCTGGACTTTATGGGGCCTATAGGTGGTAAAACTTACTTAGTTATAGTAGACTCAACCTCCAAGTGGCTGGAGGTATTTCAAGTTCCCAGTACTGCAGCGAGTCATACGATGATGAGGTTACGCGAGCTGTGGAGTAGGTGGGGAATCCCCAGGCAGATAGTGACGGATAATGGACCACCGTTCACTAGTGGTGAATTTGCACAATTCATACAAAGTGACGGTATCCAGCACATATTTACAGCCCCCTACCATCCCTCATCCAATGGGGCCGCGGAAAATGCAGTTAAGACTTTAAAAAGGGTTGTTAAAAAAGCTAATTTAGATAATAAAAGTGTAGAACAGGCTCtgaacacatttttattatattataggaaTACCGAACACTGCACTACGGGAATAAGCCCATCAGTCGCACTCATAGGACGACGGTTGCGAACCAAGTTGGACGTGCTAAAACCCGATGTAGGCGTTAGAATACAAAAGGTGCAGCAAGGGCAGGTTGATTGTGCGGGAGGGACGGAAAGGAGGGTGGAAGTAGGAGACGACATTTGGTATCGACAATATCTAAAGGGGGAGAAATGGCAGCCCGGTACTATAGTTAACTCGACAGGACCAAGCAATTATAAGGTACTAGACAGTAACGGTAAACCAGTACATAGGCATATCGATCAGCTTAGGCGAAGGACAAGGAGTTCGCTAGTGGTCCCCACAGATTGGTCACGTTCACCAGAAGCTTCGGCTCCTACGTCGCCTCTCGAAGGCAGGTCGGAGCGGCCGGAGGTCTCGGTGGCATCGTCGCCGCCTCAGACAAACGATCAGACCGATCAAGATACAGTGGCAGAAGAGTTTTCGTCGCCACCGTCTATACCTGTGCCGCCCCAGTCTCGTCCCATTAGAAAATGTAGGTTTAATAAAGATGTTAATTATAAGATTTAA